A single genomic interval of Chlorogloeopsis sp. ULAP01 harbors:
- a CDS encoding AraC family transcriptional regulator, with protein sequence MTITLTLKEQDELHEEAERQSLQNVEKFETISQISRQLGKGCVREIEVYPNLWLSIDDWQYHDDVRCQVPVAEHPLHFNVLLSGKRKSDYGTFGEGYTLISGGGIQPQMTEETEKFQHILGVQILMPPSMLANFFFGEDGEILPQLKMLARDNDWQEILYLKTTPALQGIAQQIINCPFSGITKQVYLQGKVLEWMALQLAPLIADDKRLPPPRLKPKTISRLHHAREILLSRLENPPSVLELATMVGVSPRTLKRGFPELFGTTVFGYLTDKRMEYAEKLLRQGNITVTEVANQVGYSNPGHFAAAFKRRFCITPRQCLTGNKIA encoded by the coding sequence ATGACCATTACTTTAACACTGAAAGAACAAGATGAGCTACACGAAGAAGCTGAACGTCAAAGCTTGCAAAATGTAGAAAAATTTGAAACTATTTCTCAAATATCTAGACAATTAGGCAAAGGCTGTGTCAGAGAGATTGAGGTATATCCAAATCTCTGGCTTTCAATTGATGATTGGCAATATCACGATGATGTCCGTTGTCAAGTACCTGTTGCCGAACATCCCTTACATTTTAATGTTCTACTTTCAGGAAAAAGGAAAAGCGACTACGGAACATTTGGGGAAGGATACACACTCATTTCTGGTGGTGGGATTCAACCTCAAATGACTGAGGAGACTGAGAAATTTCAACATATTTTAGGCGTTCAAATTTTGATGCCACCCTCAATGTTGGCAAATTTTTTCTTTGGAGAAGATGGAGAAATACTTCCTCAGTTAAAAATGCTTGCACGGGATAATGATTGGCAGGAGATACTTTATCTGAAAACGACTCCAGCCCTTCAGGGAATCGCGCAACAGATTATCAACTGTCCCTTTTCTGGCATCACCAAACAGGTATATTTGCAAGGAAAGGTGTTGGAATGGATGGCATTACAGTTAGCTCCACTGATTGCAGATGATAAAAGGCTGCCGCCACCACGCCTCAAGCCAAAAACTATCTCCCGACTTCATCACGCAAGGGAAATTCTACTCTCCCGTTTAGAAAATCCCCCATCAGTATTAGAATTAGCCACGATGGTAGGGGTAAGTCCTCGCACCCTCAAACGCGGATTTCCGGAACTTTTTGGCACAACAGTATTTGGCTACCTAACCGATAAACGCATGGAGTATGCAGAAAAGTTACTACGACAAGGAAACATTACCGTTACAGAAGTAGCCAATCAAGTTGGTTATTCTAACCCAGGACACTTTGCTGCTGCCTTTAAACGTCGGTTCTGCATCACACCAAGGCAGTGTTTAACAGGTAATAAAATAGCGTGA
- a CDS encoding RNA 2'-phosphotransferase produces the protein MESSRLVKISKYLSKHLRHQPHRLGIKLAPGGWVAVDELLAACQEHQFSITRAELNEVVANNDKKRFSFDSTGTLIRANQGHSIEVDLQLEPVVPPDVLYHGTGHKAVESILQTGLCKMSRHHVHLSADLATAKIVGARHGKPVVFVVNATAMHEAGYIFYCSENGVWLVDYVPPEYLQQIG, from the coding sequence ATGGAAAGTTCTCGCTTAGTCAAAATTAGTAAATATCTCAGCAAACACCTGCGTCACCAACCCCATCGCCTTGGGATTAAACTTGCTCCTGGTGGTTGGGTTGCGGTTGATGAATTATTAGCAGCTTGTCAAGAACATCAGTTTTCTATCACTCGCGCAGAACTAAATGAAGTTGTTGCCAACAATGATAAAAAACGCTTTTCTTTTGACTCCACAGGCACTTTAATTCGTGCTAATCAAGGACATAGTATTGAAGTTGATTTGCAACTAGAACCAGTTGTTCCTCCCGATGTACTTTATCACGGCACAGGACACAAAGCTGTTGAGTCAATTCTGCAAACAGGACTTTGCAAAATGTCGCGCCATCACGTCCATTTATCAGCAGATCTGGCGACAGCAAAAATTGTGGGTGCAAGACACGGAAAACCTGTGGTGTTTGTGGTAAATGCAACAGCAATGCATGAGGCAGGTTATATTTTTTACTGTTCTGAGAATGGAGTTTGGTTGGTGGATTACGTGCCACCGGAGTATTTACAACAAATTGGCTAG
- a CDS encoding threo-3-hydroxy-L-aspartate ammonia-lyase: MLKPNSVTFADIETAGKRLASVAHRTPVLTSTTVNQRTNSLVFFKCENFQRTGSFKFRGAYNALFQLPEEQKQKGVVTFSSGNHAQAIALSGKLLNIPTTIVMPDDAPAVKQAATRGYGAEVILYNREKTNREELAQTLAQERGLIMIPPYDHPHIVAGQGTAAKELIEEVGELDLLLVCCGGGGLLSGSAIATKALLPNCKVIGVEPECADDATRSFHSKTLHTVNNPDTIADGVRTPSLGKITFPLVLQYVDDMVTVSEEAIIRTMFFLWERLKIVVEPTGVLAVAALLEDVVKAPSARIGVIISGGNVDLIQASKLFFL, encoded by the coding sequence ATGTTAAAGCCTAACTCTGTTACTTTCGCCGACATCGAAACTGCTGGCAAGCGTCTTGCTAGTGTTGCTCACCGTACCCCGGTTCTCACCTCAACAACCGTTAACCAACGTACCAATAGCCTAGTCTTTTTCAAGTGCGAAAATTTTCAACGCACGGGTTCTTTTAAATTTCGGGGCGCATACAATGCGCTTTTTCAACTACCAGAAGAACAAAAACAAAAAGGCGTTGTGACTTTTTCATCGGGTAATCATGCCCAAGCGATCGCCCTTTCTGGAAAATTGTTAAATATTCCCACCACCATCGTCATGCCAGATGATGCCCCCGCAGTCAAGCAAGCGGCTACTCGTGGTTACGGAGCTGAAGTCATTTTGTATAACCGTGAAAAAACAAACAGGGAAGAATTAGCCCAAACTTTAGCACAGGAAAGGGGTTTAATTATGATTCCTCCCTACGACCATCCTCATATAGTAGCGGGACAAGGTACAGCAGCCAAAGAACTAATTGAGGAAGTCGGTGAATTAGACTTACTGTTAGTGTGTTGTGGGGGTGGTGGGTTGCTTTCCGGTAGTGCGATCGCCACCAAAGCCCTATTGCCCAATTGTAAAGTGATAGGAGTAGAACCGGAATGCGCCGACGATGCTACTCGTTCCTTTCACAGCAAAACTCTGCACACTGTAAATAATCCAGATACGATCGCTGATGGTGTGCGTACTCCCAGTTTGGGTAAAATTACTTTTCCTTTGGTATTGCAATACGTAGATGATATGGTGACAGTATCTGAGGAGGCAATTATTCGCACCATGTTCTTTTTGTGGGAACGCCTAAAAATAGTTGTGGAACCGACTGGAGTCTTAGCTGTAGCGGCTTTACTAGAAGATGTGGTTAAGGCACCAAGTGCGAGAATTGGTGTGATTATTAGTGGTGGGAATGTGGATTTAATACAAGCCAGTAAATTGTTTTTCTTATGA
- a CDS encoding Uma2 family endonuclease — MTSQSIPPLPPQQTLPTMYDLPSENPEEPGLPDDFHFLQPLLLFLTFLPVNWNPELVYSAADLNLYYDVRHPLRYKRPDWFGVVGVPKLYAGTDLRLSYVTWQEGVNPFVVVELLSPGTEAEDLGETNTEVGQPPTKWEVYEQILRVPYYVVFSRYTNELQGFHLVGGHYEPMTITEERLLMPELGLSLRLWQGSFRNIERWWLRWCTLDGELIPIPEEEVVAARQEVEQAKQETEQAKRRAEQLAERLRQLGMNPDEVT, encoded by the coding sequence ATGACTTCCCAATCTATTCCCCCGCTTCCTCCTCAGCAAACTCTGCCGACAATGTATGATTTACCAAGCGAGAACCCTGAGGAACCCGGCTTGCCAGACGATTTTCACTTTTTACAACCGTTACTACTGTTTTTAACCTTTTTACCTGTAAATTGGAATCCCGAACTAGTTTACAGCGCCGCCGATCTCAATCTCTACTACGATGTTCGCCATCCCTTGCGGTACAAACGTCCCGATTGGTTTGGTGTAGTGGGAGTGCCAAAATTATATGCAGGGACAGATTTACGTTTGAGCTATGTAACTTGGCAAGAAGGTGTAAATCCCTTTGTTGTCGTTGAATTGTTATCTCCAGGTACAGAAGCCGAAGATTTAGGCGAAACAAACACTGAAGTAGGGCAACCTCCTACAAAATGGGAAGTGTATGAGCAGATTCTCCGGGTTCCCTACTATGTAGTTTTTAGTCGCTATACGAATGAACTTCAGGGATTTCACTTAGTTGGCGGTCACTATGAACCCATGACTATTACCGAAGAGAGATTGCTAATGCCAGAATTAGGCTTGAGTTTGAGATTATGGCAAGGTTCTTTTCGTAACATTGAGCGGTGGTGGTTGCGGTGGTGTACCTTAGACGGGGAATTGATTCCTATCCCGGAAGAGGAAGTAGTGGCTGCACGACAAGAAGTTGAGCAAGCAAAACAAGAAACTGAGCAAGCGAAACGACGTGCAGAACAATTAGCTGAACGCTTGCGTCAGTTGGGCATGAATCCTGATGAAGTAACATAG
- a CDS encoding sedoheptulose 7-phosphate cyclase — translation MSIVQAKLEATESAFHVEGYEKIEYSLVYVDGVFNLQNPELAECYKSFGRCLAVVDANVYKFYSSKMQEYFQYHGIDLTVFPITITEPNKTIQSFEKIIDAFAEFRLVRKEPVLVIGGGLTTDVAGFACSAYRRSSNYIRIPTTLIGLIDASVAIKVAVNHKKLKNRLGAYHASKKVILDFSFLRTLPTDQVRNGMAELVKIAVVANKEVFELLEEHGKDLLDTHFGHLDATEDIKEVAHKLTYEAIKTMLELEVPNLHELDLDRVIAYGHTWSPTLELAPRVPIFHGHAVNIDMALSATIAAKRDYITIQERDRILGLMSRLGLALDHPLLDEELLWRATQSITLTRDGKQRAAMPKPIGSCFFVNDLTREELAIALAEHRQLCATYPRGGDGIDVYPVNYQPEPELVGSEK, via the coding sequence ATGAGTATAGTTCAGGCAAAGCTAGAAGCTACTGAATCTGCTTTTCATGTTGAAGGTTACGAGAAGATTGAATATAGCCTCGTTTATGTGGATGGAGTTTTCAATCTCCAAAATCCAGAATTGGCTGAATGTTACAAAAGCTTTGGACGCTGCTTGGCTGTTGTAGATGCCAATGTTTATAAATTCTATAGCAGCAAAATGCAGGAGTATTTTCAGTATCACGGCATTGATCTGACGGTTTTTCCGATTACTATTACCGAACCAAACAAGACTATTCAATCTTTCGAGAAAATTATAGATGCTTTTGCAGAGTTCAGGCTGGTTCGCAAAGAGCCTGTACTTGTGATTGGTGGTGGACTAACTACAGATGTCGCTGGTTTTGCTTGTTCAGCTTACCGTCGCAGTTCCAATTACATTCGCATTCCTACAACTCTCATCGGTTTGATTGATGCCAGTGTGGCTATCAAGGTTGCAGTTAACCACAAGAAGCTCAAAAACCGTTTAGGTGCATATCATGCTTCTAAAAAAGTAATACTTGACTTTTCCTTCCTGCGTACCTTACCCACAGATCAAGTACGTAATGGGATGGCAGAACTAGTAAAAATTGCTGTGGTTGCAAACAAAGAAGTTTTTGAGTTATTAGAGGAGCATGGCAAAGATTTGCTGGATACCCACTTTGGGCATCTGGACGCAACAGAAGACATCAAGGAAGTAGCTCATAAACTTACCTACGAAGCAATCAAAACCATGTTGGAGTTGGAAGTTCCCAACTTGCATGAATTAGATCTTGATCGGGTGATTGCTTACGGTCATACTTGGAGTCCAACCTTAGAACTTGCACCCCGCGTACCTATCTTCCACGGTCATGCAGTCAATATAGATATGGCTTTATCTGCTACGATCGCTGCCAAAAGAGATTATATCACAATCCAAGAACGCGATCGCATCCTGGGATTGATGAGCCGTCTAGGACTTGCTCTCGATCATCCCCTCCTAGATGAAGAATTGCTGTGGCGTGCTACCCAATCCATTACCTTAACAAGAGATGGCAAGCAACGTGCTGCTATGCCCAAACCGATTGGTTCTTGCTTCTTTGTCAATGACTTGACTCGTGAAGAATTAGCCATAGCTTTGGCTGAACACAGACAACTGTGTGCAACCTATCCCCGTGGTGGTGATGGTATAGATGTATATCCAGTTAACTATCAGCCAGAGCCAGAACTTGTGGGAAGTGAAAAATAA
- a CDS encoding ATP-grasp enzyme: MAQSISFTESQSTVQPLAVEGKINVLLKNLGTLTLLLLALPINATIVLVSLLWNTLTSLFQKERIITTDSKNILISGAKMTKALQLARLFHAAGHRVVLLETHKYWLSGHRFSKAVDNFYTTSVPQQDPQAYTQALIDIIEKENIDVYIPVTSPIASYYDSLAKPALSQYCEVFHFDAAVTQMLDDKFAFSEKARSLGLSVPKSFKITSPEQVLNFDFSQEARKYILKSIPYDSVRRLDLTKLPCDTPEETEAFVRSLPISAEKPWIMQEFIPGKEFCTHSTVRDGEIRLHCCCESSAFQVNYEHIDHPQISEWIARFVKGLGITGQISFDFIQAEDGSVYAIECNPRTHSAITTFHDHPGVAEAYLGKEVMTEPLQPLLSSKPTYWLYHEVWRLTGIRSLAQLQTWIRNILRGTDAIYKLDDPLPFLMLHHWQIPLLLINNLWRLKGWTRIDFNIGKLVELGGD, from the coding sequence ATGGCACAATCGATTTCTTTTACCGAATCTCAATCCACAGTCCAACCTTTAGCGGTAGAGGGCAAAATCAATGTCCTTCTCAAGAATCTTGGCACCTTGACATTGCTCTTACTGGCATTGCCAATCAACGCTACCATCGTTCTGGTATCTTTACTGTGGAATACGCTGACTAGTTTGTTCCAAAAAGAACGAATAATTACTACCGATAGCAAGAATATCCTGATTAGTGGTGCCAAGATGACCAAAGCATTACAACTCGCCAGGTTATTCCATGCGGCTGGACATCGAGTTGTACTCCTAGAAACCCACAAGTACTGGTTATCAGGTCATCGTTTTTCCAAAGCTGTGGACAATTTTTATACCACTTCTGTACCACAGCAAGATCCCCAAGCCTATACTCAGGCTTTGATAGACATCATTGAGAAAGAAAATATTGATGTCTACATTCCAGTCACAAGTCCAATTGCCAGTTACTACGACTCACTGGCTAAACCAGCATTATCCCAATACTGCGAAGTTTTCCACTTCGATGCAGCCGTTACCCAAATGCTGGATGATAAATTTGCCTTCAGCGAGAAAGCGCGATCGCTTGGGTTATCGGTTCCCAAATCTTTCAAAATTACCTCTCCTGAACAAGTCCTAAATTTCGACTTTTCCCAGGAAGCTCGTAAATACATCCTCAAGAGTATTCCTTACGACTCGGTGAGACGTTTAGATTTAACCAAACTTCCCTGCGACACACCTGAAGAGACAGAGGCATTCGTCAGAAGTTTGCCAATCAGTGCCGAGAAGCCTTGGATTATGCAAGAGTTTATTCCTGGCAAAGAATTTTGCACTCATAGCACAGTTCGGGATGGAGAAATTAGATTGCACTGTTGTTGTGAATCTTCAGCTTTTCAAGTCAATTACGAACACATAGATCACCCCCAAATTAGTGAATGGATTGCACGATTTGTCAAAGGGTTGGGAATTACCGGACAAATCTCCTTTGACTTCATCCAAGCGGAAGACGGTAGTGTTTACGCGATTGAATGTAATCCCCGCACTCATTCTGCAATTACCACATTTCACGATCACCCAGGAGTTGCAGAAGCCTATCTTGGCAAAGAAGTAATGACAGAACCCTTGCAACCACTGTTAAGTAGTAAACCGACTTACTGGCTGTATCACGAAGTTTGGCGATTGACTGGTATTCGTTCCTTAGCACAATTACAAACTTGGATTCGGAATATATTGCGAGGTACTGATGCTATCTACAAACTGGACGATCCATTGCCATTTTTGATGTTGCATCACTGGCAAATTCCCTTGTTATTAATTAACAATTTGTGGCGGCTGAAGGGCTGGACGAGGATAGATTTCAACATTGGTAAACTTGTGGAATTAGGAGGAGATTAA
- a CDS encoding TonB-dependent siderophore receptor, giving the protein MKGWQLSVGIRLWLVVSLSGFLGIVSIQPGLAEKSGNEENKSKSTYVTSPTPQQQRDSKIPQLSKLEIPITSAQRLLVQSPTPTNPPVSPLTKGGRKGGVVQITGVKANPTNKDVEIILETTQGTQLQVTNRSSGNNFIADVSGAQLRLPSGEAFIFRSSKPITGITEIVVNNIDDNTVRVTVVGEKALPTVELFDDNVGLVFEVTSAEVAQNPTPPAAPLPLPRGGEGEGSEQPAAQPDEPIELVVTGEQDGYNVLDASTATRTDTPIRDIPQSIQVVPRQVLEDRNVRTVTEALETVSGVASGARIYGGAPITFKIIRGFDQAGSGTVNFRNGLPDGDFYTLTPIGTIERVEVLKGPASVLFGSGEPGGIVNTITKQPLSEPYYRLGFEAGNYGFYQPSIDLSGPLDTDKKVLYRFIASYQGSSDFQGFSDTRLTTIAPSITFKLGDRTNLDLYYEYTHFFADPAAGLSTAVFLSDGSLTPRNFATYYPSLQSVDATSQKFGYILNHKFSDRWQIRNNVAVSLTSFAEDGATGFTLTDDRFLEGFDVSRAQFQRNNYFGQIDLLGKFNTGSISHQILAGFDFNRFSNIGDRINADTPLPPLDIRNPNYNIPTPTFSTRSTFSDFDFVRRSYGVYLQDQIAFSDNLKFLIGGRYDWVSTDFEADVNIGGDVVVFPTQNDGAFSPRVGLVYQPSEEVSLYASYTKSFYPISGFDNVNPDVKFDPTRGTQYEVGVKTDFLDGRVSATLAAYQLTKTNVLTTVVTDDPTNPVRSIQTGEQRSRGIELDITGEILPGWKVTAAYAYTNAEITEDETFPVGNRLPNVPENQVSLWTTYEIQKGDLKGLGFGLGLFYVGARQGDLDNSFELDDYFRTDAALYYRRDGFNAAINVRNVFDIDAAAFAFSRTYVQRTEPFTIIGSISWEF; this is encoded by the coding sequence ATGAAGGGTTGGCAGTTGTCTGTCGGTATTCGTTTGTGGTTGGTAGTTAGTCTCTCAGGATTTTTAGGTATTGTTTCTATTCAGCCTGGATTGGCGGAAAAATCAGGGAATGAAGAAAATAAATCTAAATCTACATATGTCACCTCTCCAACTCCACAACAGCAGAGAGATTCTAAAATTCCCCAACTGAGTAAGTTGGAAATTCCTATCACTAGTGCTCAACGATTACTAGTACAGTCACCCACGCCAACTAACCCCCCTGTTTCCCCCCTTACCAAGGGGGGACGGAAGGGGGGTGTTGTACAAATCACAGGGGTGAAAGCTAATCCTACCAACAAAGATGTGGAAATAATTTTAGAGACAACTCAAGGAACTCAACTGCAAGTCACAAATCGCAGTAGTGGTAACAATTTTATTGCCGATGTATCTGGTGCGCAGTTGCGTTTACCGTCGGGAGAGGCTTTTATATTTCGTTCCTCTAAACCAATTACGGGAATCACTGAGATAGTTGTTAATAATATTGATGACAATACTGTACGAGTGACAGTGGTAGGTGAGAAGGCATTGCCAACGGTTGAGTTATTTGATGATAATGTAGGGCTGGTTTTTGAGGTAACATCTGCGGAAGTGGCACAAAACCCCACCCCGCCTGCGGCACCCCTCCCCTTACCAAGGGGAGGGGAAGGGGAGGGGTCAGAACAACCAGCAGCACAGCCAGATGAGCCGATTGAGTTGGTGGTAACCGGAGAGCAAGATGGGTATAACGTGTTAGATGCGTCAACTGCCACCAGAACTGACACGCCGATTCGTGATATTCCTCAATCGATTCAGGTAGTGCCGCGACAAGTGCTAGAAGATCGCAACGTCAGAACTGTAACTGAGGCGCTGGAAACAGTCAGTGGTGTAGCTAGTGGTGCTAGAATCTATGGTGGTGCGCCGATTACATTCAAAATTATCAGAGGATTTGACCAGGCGGGTTCGGGGACTGTAAATTTCCGAAATGGTTTGCCAGATGGTGATTTCTACACCCTGACACCCATTGGGACGATCGAACGAGTGGAAGTTCTTAAAGGCCCCGCCTCAGTTTTGTTTGGATCTGGGGAGCCGGGTGGGATTGTCAACACAATCACTAAACAGCCCCTGAGTGAACCCTATTACAGGCTTGGGTTTGAGGCAGGAAATTACGGATTTTATCAGCCCAGCATCGATTTATCAGGGCCTTTAGATACTGACAAAAAGGTACTTTATCGGTTTATTGCCAGCTATCAAGGTTCAAGTGATTTTCAAGGTTTTTCCGATACAAGACTGACGACGATCGCACCCTCAATCACTTTTAAATTGGGAGATCGGACAAATCTAGATCTTTACTATGAGTACACTCACTTTTTTGCCGATCCTGCTGCTGGTCTTTCTACTGCTGTGTTTCTAAGCGATGGCAGTTTAACACCCCGCAACTTTGCCACATACTATCCTAGTTTACAGTCGGTCGATGCCACCTCTCAAAAATTTGGCTACATCCTCAACCACAAGTTTAGCGATCGCTGGCAGATTCGGAATAATGTTGCTGTCAGTCTGACTAGTTTTGCAGAAGATGGAGCTACGGGTTTTACACTCACAGATGATCGCTTTTTGGAAGGGTTCGATGTTTCCAGAGCTCAATTTCAGAGAAACAACTATTTTGGACAGATCGATTTGCTTGGGAAGTTTAATACCGGATCGATTTCCCATCAGATTTTAGCGGGTTTTGATTTCAACCGCTTTAGTAATATTGGCGATCGTATTAATGCCGATACACCTCTACCTCCTTTAGATATCCGCAATCCAAATTACAATATTCCAACACCTACATTTTCGACACGTAGTACATTCTCTGACTTTGATTTCGTGAGGCGATCCTACGGTGTATACCTCCAGGATCAGATCGCTTTCAGTGATAATTTGAAATTCTTAATCGGCGGTCGCTATGATTGGGTTTCAACTGACTTTGAAGCAGATGTTAATATAGGGGGAGACGTAGTTGTTTTTCCAACACAGAATGATGGTGCCTTCAGCCCCCGTGTCGGTTTAGTGTATCAGCCCAGCGAAGAAGTTTCTCTCTATGCTAGCTACACTAAGTCTTTTTACCCTATCTCTGGATTTGATAATGTGAATCCGGATGTCAAATTTGATCCGACGAGGGGAACTCAGTATGAAGTCGGTGTTAAAACCGATTTTCTAGACGGCAGGGTTTCAGCAACCTTAGCAGCCTACCAACTCACCAAGACAAATGTTCTCACAACTGTTGTCACAGACGATCCAACTAATCCTGTACGTTCGATTCAAACCGGGGAGCAACGCAGCCGAGGAATTGAGTTAGATATTACAGGTGAGATTTTGCCTGGATGGAAAGTCACTGCTGCCTATGCCTATACCAATGCAGAAATCACTGAAGATGAAACTTTTCCGGTAGGTAATCGATTGCCAAACGTGCCAGAGAATCAAGTCAGTCTTTGGACAACCTATGAGATTCAGAAGGGTGATTTGAAAGGTTTGGGATTTGGTTTAGGGCTATTTTATGTGGGTGCGCGGCAAGGAGATTTGGATAATTCCTTTGAATTAGACGATTACTTCCGTACCGATGCAGCGCTTTATTACCGGAGAGATGGTTTTAATGCAGCGATTAATGTGCGTAATGTCTTTGATATAGACGCTGCCGCATTTGCCTTCAGCAGGACGTATGTTCAAAGAACCGAACCCTTTACAATCATTGGTTCTATCAGTTGGGAGTTTTAA
- a CDS encoding class I SAM-dependent methyltransferase, producing MTNVVEKPTARPVTPVGILAQQLESIVKKLDQLPDLPADLKENLNQAWLLAAGLDPYLEKYTTDESPALAALAKKTAHEAWTQRFSEGATVRPLEQEMLSGHVEGQTLKMFLHMTKAKRVLEIGMFTGYSALAMAEALPSDGELVACEVDPYTAEFAQAAFSQSSHGSKIRVELGAALETLNRLAAAGETFDFVFIDADKREYVEYFHSLLDKNLLAPEGFICVDNTLLQGQVYLPATEHTPNGAAIAEFNRVVAADSRVEQVLLPLRDGLTIIRRLRA from the coding sequence ATGACTAATGTTGTAGAAAAACCTACCGCCAGACCTGTAACACCTGTAGGAATTCTGGCACAGCAGTTAGAAAGCATAGTCAAGAAACTCGATCAACTTCCAGACTTGCCTGCTGATCTCAAAGAAAACCTCAATCAGGCATGGCTTTTGGCAGCAGGCTTAGATCCATACTTAGAAAAATATACCACCGATGAATCACCTGCTCTGGCTGCCTTAGCAAAGAAAACTGCCCATGAAGCCTGGACGCAACGCTTCAGCGAAGGAGCAACAGTACGTCCGCTAGAACAGGAAATGCTCTCTGGACATGTGGAAGGGCAAACCCTAAAAATGTTTCTTCACATGACGAAAGCTAAAAGAGTGCTAGAAATCGGTATGTTTACTGGTTATTCTGCACTAGCGATGGCAGAAGCACTACCAAGCGATGGAGAACTGGTAGCTTGTGAGGTTGATCCGTATACAGCAGAGTTTGCTCAAGCAGCCTTTAGTCAATCTTCCCACGGGAGTAAAATCCGTGTAGAATTGGGTGCAGCACTGGAAACTTTAAATAGATTGGCTGCGGCTGGAGAGACATTTGACTTTGTGTTCATAGACGCTGATAAGCGGGAATACGTGGAGTATTTTCATAGCTTGTTGGATAAGAATTTGTTAGCTCCAGAAGGATTTATCTGCGTAGACAACACTCTTCTGCAAGGACAGGTATATCTTCCTGCAACAGAACATACTCCTAACGGTGCAGCAATTGCCGAATTTAACCGCGTTGTTGCTGCTGACTCTCGTGTCGAACAAGTGCTATTGCCTTTGCGTGATGGCTTAACGATTATTCGGCGCTTAAGAGCCTAG
- a CDS encoding iron-siderophore ABC transporter substrate-binding protein produces MNYLKTSLMRNPTHRLKKLFLLVAFSFLLITACYSSITQKPDISKKQLATSECRVIQHKLGETCIPLKPQRIIALEDAWIVDPLLALGIKPVGTVTFAKQVNVNFRGLSADELAGIEIVGNGGQPSLEKILKLKPDLILSFNDPFDSNNYTLLSQIAPTVPIEFNRVRHSFKDNLRFIAQLVGREEKAEKILLQYQERIKELQKILVNNNLAQSKVSIIEYLGGNTFELQRSDIIYFQIFSDIGLDMPHRPINPDDSVLFNIEVIDKYDADILFFVSVNGNKEKLSSHFNGILSSLNAVKNKRAYIVDPYLWWVYGPLGVNKLLDELPKYLLESV; encoded by the coding sequence GTGAACTACCTCAAAACGAGCTTGATGAGAAACCCAACGCATAGATTGAAAAAGTTATTTCTTTTAGTAGCTTTTTCCTTCCTTTTAATTACAGCTTGTTATAGCTCAATTACTCAGAAACCTGATATTTCAAAAAAACAATTAGCCACTTCTGAGTGTCGAGTAATTCAACACAAATTAGGTGAAACTTGTATTCCCTTGAAACCGCAACGCATTATTGCATTAGAGGACGCCTGGATCGTAGATCCCTTGTTAGCTCTTGGTATCAAACCAGTGGGTACAGTAACCTTTGCCAAACAAGTAAATGTAAATTTTCGTGGGTTGTCTGCTGATGAGCTTGCAGGAATTGAGATAGTTGGAAATGGAGGTCAACCTTCTCTAGAGAAAATTCTTAAGCTCAAACCGGATTTAATTTTATCATTCAACGACCCCTTTGATAGTAACAATTACACACTGTTATCACAAATTGCCCCTACAGTACCAATAGAATTTAACAGAGTCAGACATTCTTTTAAGGATAACCTTCGATTCATTGCTCAACTAGTAGGTCGAGAAGAAAAAGCAGAAAAAATTCTCCTTCAATATCAAGAGCGAATTAAAGAATTACAGAAAATATTAGTGAATAATAATCTAGCTCAATCGAAAGTTTCTATTATTGAATATTTGGGAGGTAATACTTTTGAATTGCAAAGAAGCGACATCATATACTTTCAGATTTTCAGTGACATTGGTTTAGATATGCCACATAGACCTATAAATCCTGATGATTCTGTCTTATTTAATATAGAAGTTATTGATAAATATGATGCTGACATTCTATTTTTTGTGAGTGTAAATGGCAACAAAGAAAAGTTATCATCTCATTTTAATGGTATTTTATCTTCACTAAACGCAGTTAAAAATAAGCGAGCGTACATAGTAGATCCATATTTATGGTGGGTATATGGCCCTTTGGGAGTAAATAAATTATTAGATGAGCTTCCTAAATATTTGCTAGAAAGTGTATGA